In one window of Ovis aries strain OAR_USU_Benz2616 breed Rambouillet chromosome 5, ARS-UI_Ramb_v3.0, whole genome shotgun sequence DNA:
- the LOC105614131 gene encoding olfactory receptor 7C2-like: MEINQTRSFLLLGFTEDPDLQPLFFGLFLSLYLVTFAGNLAIILAIISDPHLHTPMYFFLSNLSFADIGFTTTTIPKMLWNIQTQSKVITYEGCIIQIFFFFVFGCLDILILSVMAYDRFVAICHPLHYMVIINPWVCGMLTLGSWCLSVTSSLLETLTVLRLSFCMNMKIPHFFCDLLEVLKLTCSDTLINNIVVYFVAIVLGVFPLFWIFFSYSKIFSSVLRISSARGKYKAFSTCGSHLFVVSLFYSTGLGVYLSSAITSSSRTILVASVMYTVVTPMLNPFIYSLRNRDMKGTLGRLLSRAPSMILQ; encoded by the coding sequence ATGGAAATAAACCAAACAAGAAGCTTTCTCCTCCTGGGATTCACAGAGGACCCAGACCTGCAGCCTCTCTTCTTTGGGCTGTTTCTGTCCTTGTACCTGGTCACATTTGCTGGGAACTTGGCCATCATCCTGGCCATCATCTCagacccccacctccacacccccatgtacttctttctcTCCAACCTGTCATTTGCAGACATTGgtttcaccaccaccaccatcccaaaGATGCTATGGAACATCCAGACACAGAGCAAAGTTATTACTTATGAAGGCTGCATCAtccagatattttttttctttgtatttggatGCCTGGACATTTTAATCCTGAgtgtgatggcctatgaccgctttgTGGCCATCTGTCACCCTCTGCACTATATGGTCATCATTAACCCCTGGGTCTGTGGGATGCTGACTCTGggttcctggtgcctcagtgtcACAAGCTCCCTGCTTGAGACTTTGACTGTCTTGAGGCTGTCCTTCTGCATGAACATGAAGATCCCACACTTTTTTTGTGATCTTCTTGAAGTCCTGAAGCTCACCTGTTCTGACACCCTCATCAATAACATAGTGGTGTATTTTGTGGCTATTGTTCTAGGTGttttccctctcttttggatCTTCTTTTCTTACTCTAAGATTTTCTCCTCCGTCCTGAGAATTTCATCAGCCAGGGGCAAGTATAAAGCTTTTTCCACTTGTGGATCTCACCTTTTTGTGGTTTCCTTGTTCTATAGCACAGGCCTAGGGGTCTACCTCAGTTCTGCAATCACTTCATCCTCTAGGACAATTCTGGTGGCCTCAGTAATGTACACTGTGGTCACCCCAatgctgaaccccttcatctacagTCTGAGGAACAGAGACATGAAGGGGACCCTAGGGAGACTCCTCAGCAGGGCACCATCAATGATCCTACAATGA